In the Clostridium cellulovorans 743B genome, GACAACACTAGATTGCTCATCCTGACCTATAGTTTTTGCCCCCTTTTGTTTCATTTTTAAAAGTCCCTGAGCTCCATCACTGCCCATACCTGTTAATATAACTCCTACTGCTTTACTTCCCGCTACTTCTGCTACAGAGTTAAACAATACATCTACTGATGGACAATGACCGTTTACTTTTTCTCCGTTAACACATTCTACAAAATAATTGTTTCCTCTTTTAATCAACCGCATATGCTTATTGCCTGGAGCAATTAAGACTCTTCCTGGAATTACAGCATCAAGATTTTCAGCTTCTTTCACTTCCATATGACAAAGATTATTTAATCTATCTGCATACATTTTTGTAAACACTGGTGGCATATGCTGAGTTATTACTACTGGTGGCATATCTCTAGAAAAATCCTTTAACACTTCTAAAATTGCCTCTGTGCCACCAGTTGATGCACCAATAGCAATTATTTTATTGCTATTTCTTAAGTTAGGTCCATTTGTAGATCTTTCATTTATTATATGGCGTTTAAAATGTCCTACTTTAGCCGTCGATGCAATTTTAATTTTTATAATCAATTCATTTATAAAAGCTTCTCTATTAATGGACATCCCTTCATTTATCTTTGTGACAAAATCTACTGCACCAGCATCTAAAGCTTCAAAAACATTTTCACTTACTGAACTTACTACAACTACAGGAATAGGATATTGAGGCATAAGCCTTCTTAAAAACTCTATGCCATTCATCTTCGGCATCTCTACATCTAAGGTCATAACATCTGGCTCAAAATCAACTATTTTATCTCTTGCTTCATAAGCATCTCTTGCAGTTGCAACTACCTCTATTCCATTATCAGCAGCTATACCTCTAGCAATTAGTTCTCTTAAAAATAATGAATCATCAACAACCAATACTCTAATCTTTTTTGAAACCTTCACACCACTCTATCCTTTCCTGTAAATTGCTGGCATAACATACTTGTAATCTGTCTCTTCTTTATTTATAGCTTCAGAATGTCCTATAAATAAGTATCCTCCACTTTTGGTGCTATTATAAAATTTATTTATCAATTGCTCCTTTGTTTTTTGATCAAAATATATCATTACATTTCTGCAGAATATAATATCGAACTTACTTTTAAATGAAAAAACCTCATTCATTAAATTAAAATTTCTATATATAACTTCATCTCGTATTTCTTTAGAGATTTGATAACTTTCTTTTCCAACCTTCGCAAAATATTTCATAATCCAATACTTCGGTACTGAACCCATAGCTTCTGCCGGATAAATTCCATTTTCCGCTACCTCCAATACCTTTTGTGATATATCTGTTGCTAATATTTTTGTGTCCCACATAAATTTTGACTTTCCAAAATAATCTGCTATTATCATTGCTAAGGTATAAGGTTCCTCACCACTAGAACAGCCTGCACTCCAGATTCTCAAATCTCTATCTGTACACTCCTTCTCTAAATAAGGTAGGATAATATTCTTAAAATAATCGAAATGATCCTTTTCCCTCATAAAAAAGGTATGATTGGTAGTAAGTCTATTTATAAGATTTCTAACCTCTTTTCCTGAAGCATCTTGAAAAATAAAGTTTAAGTAATCGTGAAAATTATTAAAACCCTTTTCTACAATCATGTTGCTAAGACGCCCTTCAATAAGAAGCCTTTTTTTTGTAAGGTCTATTCCATAATCCTTTTTTATATAATCTGTAAGCTCTTTAAAATCATGTTCCTTCAAAGTTAACATTTCTCTACCTCTAAATTTTACCCTAGGTCACTTTTTGATATTTAAGTGATATACGTTCCATTATTGAAACTTCATCAAAAATCTATGGACATATTGAGAAATCAATATAATCTGTGAAGATTCTTGATAGAAACTTATTTAATATAACTTTTAAACTATAACATTATATTTCCTCATCAATTAGTATTTACCGAAATCCTTGCTATCTAAGGATATCTTTGGTTTGCCTTTTGTTGCCATTGATTCAGTATGTTCTGGTAAACTATGTTTAGCTTTATTGAACTCTGAATCAAAAGATATTCCCTTATAAGCTACTGATGAACCTCGTTTTAGTTTAAATCTTCCTATCATATTTTTAAGCATCATTGCTTGGCTTGAAAGTTCTTCGCTAGCTGTTGCACTTTGTTCAGCTGTTGATGAATTTGTTTGTACAACATCTGAAACTTGTTCTATACCCTTATTTATTTGTGCTATGGCAGTTGCTTGTTCATTGGAAGCTGTTGCTATATCTCCAACTAAGGTTGCTGCCTTAGTTACTTCAGAAACTATTTGATCAAGAGATTCTGCAGTACTATTTGCAATTTTTGTTCCAATTTCTACTTTTCTAATAGAACCTTCTATTAGGTCTGTAGTTTCCTTAGCTGCATTAGCACTTCTCTCTGCAAGATTTCTTACTTCCTCTGCTACAACTGCAAAACCCTTACCATGTTGTCCTGCCCTAGCTGCTTCAACTGCTGCATTTAAGGCTAATATGTTGGTTTGGAAAGCAATATCATCAATTACTTTAATTATTTTCGAGATATTTGCAGAAGACTCATTGATTTCTTCCATAGACTTAAGCATCTCTTTCATATGAGAATTTCCAAGTTCAGCTCCTTTTTTCGCATTAAGAGCAAGTTCATTGGCCTGGCTAGCATTTATAGCATTTTGCTTTGTTTGAGCTGCTACTTCTCCAATAGACGATGTTAATTCCTCTATTGAACTTGCTTGTTCTGTAGTCCCTTGTGAAAGAGTTTGACTTCCTTCAGAAACCTGACTGGATCCTGTTGAAACTTGATCTGCAGCGTTGTTTATCTCTTTAAATATTTCATTGAAAGATTCAATTATAAGATTTAGAGCTTCCTTAATCTGAGCAAAGTCCCCTTTATATTCGTTATTTATGGACAAC is a window encoding:
- a CDS encoding protein-glutamate methylesterase/protein-glutamine glutaminase, with amino-acid sequence MKVSKKIRVLVVDDSLFLRELIARGIAADNGIEVVATARDAYEARDKIVDFEPDVMTLDVEMPKMNGIEFLRRLMPQYPIPVVVVSSVSENVFEALDAGAVDFVTKINEGMSINREAFINELIIKIKIASTAKVGHFKRHIINERSTNGPNLRNSNKIIAIGASTGGTEAILEVLKDFSRDMPPVVITQHMPPVFTKMYADRLNNLCHMEVKEAENLDAVIPGRVLIAPGNKHMRLIKRGNNYFVECVNGEKVNGHCPSVDVLFNSVAEVAGSKAVGVILTGMGSDGAQGLLKMKQKGAKTIGQDEQSSVVYGMPRVAYEIGAVDKRAALKNISGLIYSAL
- a CDS encoding methyl-accepting chemotaxis protein — protein: MIFANYNGEWSKLVVGINNIIEAFIRPINLNAEYIDRISKGDIPPKITDTYNGDFNEMKNNLNTCIDAINGLVVDVNMLSKAAVEGKLSIRADANKHGGEFKMIVEGVNGTLDAIIEPVKEASKVLQEMSNGNLKGHVVGNYKGDHADIKNALNETIDALASYISEISEVLNEMSNSNLELSINNEYKGDFAQIKEALNLIIESFNEIFKEINNAADQVSTGSSQVSEGSQTLSQGTTEQASSIEELTSSIGEVAAQTKQNAINASQANELALNAKKGAELGNSHMKEMLKSMEEINESSANISKIIKVIDDIAFQTNILALNAAVEAARAGQHGKGFAVVAEEVRNLAERSANAAKETTDLIEGSIRKVEIGTKIANSTAESLDQIVSEVTKAATLVGDIATASNEQATAIAQINKGIEQVSDVVQTNSSTAEQSATASEELSSQAMMLKNMIGRFKLKRGSSVAYKGISFDSEFNKAKHSLPEHTESMATKGKPKISLDSKDFGKY
- a CDS encoding CheR family methyltransferase, which translates into the protein MLTLKEHDFKELTDYIKKDYGIDLTKKRLLIEGRLSNMIVEKGFNNFHDYLNFIFQDASGKEVRNLINRLTTNHTFFMREKDHFDYFKNIILPYLEKECTDRDLRIWSAGCSSGEEPYTLAMIIADYFGKSKFMWDTKILATDISQKVLEVAENGIYPAEAMGSVPKYWIMKYFAKVGKESYQISKEIRDEVIYRNFNLMNEVFSFKSKFDIIFCRNVMIYFDQKTKEQLINKFYNSTKSGGYLFIGHSEAINKEETDYKYVMPAIYRKG